The nucleotide sequence CCAGTCGCCCTCGCGCGTCACGACGAGCTCGCCGCTCCTCGTGCTGAACGCGAGCCTGTCCTTCTCCGGATAGATGTAGCGAAAGAGCGCCGCGGCGGTCGCGAGCGTCGCATGGCCGCAGAGGTCGACCTCCACGCTCGGCGTGAACCAGCGCAGCGGCGACACGTCGTCTCGCGCGATGACGTAAGCGGTCTCGGCGAGGTTGTTCTCGGCCGCGATCGCCCGCAGCGTCTCGTCCGGCAGCCACGCATCGAGCGGCACGACCGCGGCGGGATTGCCGCCGAAGCGGCGGCTGGTGAACGCGTCCAGCTGATAAAGGGGCAGCTTCACTGCGCGCGGATGTGGTTCTCTTTGACGATCTTCGCCCACTTGGCGATGTCTGCGCGAATGATCTTATCGAATTCGGCGGGCGTGTTGCCGACCGCCGTCGCGCCTTCATGGGTGACCACCTTCTCGAACTCCGGCGATTTCACCACTTTGACGATCTCGGCGTGCAGGCGGTCGACGATGGCCTTGGGCATGCCGGCCGGGCCGAGGATGCCGTTCCAGCCGCGCGCTTCGTAACCGGGCACGGCCTCGGAGATCGACGGCACGTCGGGCAGCACCGGGATGCGCTGCCTGCCGCCGACGCCGAGCGCGCGCACCCGGCCCGCCTTCACCTGCGGCACGACCGTGCCGGCCGAGCCGATGAGATAGAAATCGATCTCGCCCGAGACCAGCGCGGTCAGCGCCTGCGGCGAGCCCTTGTAGGCGACCTGCTGGAACTGGATGCCTGCGAGCGTGCGCAGAAGCTCCGCCGCGAGGCTGCCCATGCTGCCGCTGCCGACCGACCCGTGATTGAGCTGACCCGGCTTCGCCTTCGCCAGCGCGATGAGGTCCTTGACCGACTTCGCCGGAGACTGGCTGGACACGATGAGCACCGGCGCCACCGCACTCACCATGCTGATCGGCTGGAACGCTGTCGCCGTATCGTACGGGATGTCGTTCGGATACAGCGCGGGATTCACCGGGTGCGACGGGAACACCATCATCAGCGTGTAACCGTCGGGCGTGGCCTTGGCGACGATCTGCGAGCCCACGATGCCGCTCGCTCCCGGCCGGTTGTCGATCAGCACCTGCTGCCCCATGCTATCGGTGAGCTTGGAGGCGATCACGCGCCCGAGGATGTCGGTGATGCCGCCCGCCCCGGCGGGTATGATCATGCGCACGGGGCGCGAGGGATAGCTCTCGGCGGCATTCACGTTCAACACGCCGGCGCAGAGCGCCGCGCCGGCGATCATTCGATACTTCCTGTTCATGGCTCTCATTTTCGAATCGAATCACTTCAATATCACGGCGCCCG is from Burkholderiales bacterium and encodes:
- a CDS encoding tripartite tricarboxylate transporter substrate binding protein, whose translation is MNRKYRMIAGAALCAGVLNVNAAESYPSRPVRMIIPAGAGGITDILGRVIASKLTDSMGQQVLIDNRPGASGIVGSQIVAKATPDGYTLMMVFPSHPVNPALYPNDIPYDTATAFQPISMVSAVAPVLIVSSQSPAKSVKDLIALAKAKPGQLNHGSVGSGSMGSLAAELLRTLAGIQFQQVAYKGSPQALTALVSGEIDFYLIGSAGTVVPQVKAGRVRALGVGGRQRIPVLPDVPSISEAVPGYEARGWNGILGPAGMPKAIVDRLHAEIVKVVKSPEFEKVVTHEGATAVGNTPAEFDKIIRADIAKWAKIVKENHIRAQ